In Methylococcus geothermalis, one genomic interval encodes:
- a CDS encoding glutathione S-transferase family protein, with product MSLTLVIGNKNYSSWSLRPWLYLKHHGLAFEEVRIPLYREDSKPKILAHSPTGKVPVLIDGDVAVWDSLAILEYLAERFPETSGWPQAPADRALARSLAAEMHSGFLALRTHCGMNCRRPPAVKAVPEAVHRDVARIGHIWRDCRERFAGDGPWLFGRFSIADAMYAPVALRFATYRLEAGKSAAEYVSTVLGHPATQEWMEAGRAENEVIPAFED from the coding sequence ATGAGCCTGACCCTGGTCATCGGCAACAAGAACTATTCGTCCTGGTCCCTGCGTCCCTGGCTGTACCTGAAGCACCACGGCCTGGCCTTCGAGGAGGTCCGGATTCCTCTGTACCGGGAAGACTCGAAGCCGAAGATTCTGGCGCATTCCCCGACGGGGAAGGTGCCGGTGCTGATCGACGGCGACGTCGCGGTGTGGGATTCCCTGGCGATCCTGGAATACCTGGCGGAGCGGTTTCCCGAAACATCCGGCTGGCCGCAAGCGCCCGCGGACAGGGCGCTCGCCCGCTCGCTCGCGGCGGAAATGCACTCCGGCTTCCTGGCGCTGCGCACGCACTGTGGCATGAATTGCCGCCGGCCTCCCGCGGTCAAGGCGGTGCCGGAGGCCGTGCACCGGGATGTTGCCCGCATCGGCCATATCTGGCGGGACTGCCGGGAGCGTTTTGCCGGCGATGGACCCTGGCTGTTCGGTCGCTTCAGCATCGCCGATGCGATGTACGCGCCCGTCGCGCTGCGGTTTGCGACTTACCGGCTCGAGGCCGGTAAGTCGGCGGCCGAGTACGTGAGCACGGTGCTCGGCCACCCGGCGACGCAGGAATGGATGGAAGCCGGTCGGGCCGAGAACGAGGTGATCCCGGCGTTCGAAGACTGA
- the ggt gene encoding gamma-glutamyltransferase: MADLGGKAPSVRRVESIRYGLGWNRPGWRRAAVAFSRCLLLAAAVCAAQASGGPGHAAIASAHPLATQAGFEILDQGGNAFDAAVAVSAVLAVVEPQSSGIGGGGFWLLRRAADGKTVMLDGRETAPLAARPDMYLDARGEPRPRASLDGALSAGIPGLPAALVRLSKDYGRLPLAQSLTPAIRHAENGFAVGRRYARAAKDREAALRQSPAASAIFLDRGTAPQAGFRLVQKDLAETLRRIARQEHAGFYGGMTARLLVQGVRDGGGIWQAGDLAGYRVVERAPVRGRYRGIRITSAAPPSSGGTVLLEALNILSAYDLDGMDALTRKHLVIEAERRAYRDRDLYLGDPGFVRMPLSRLLSPDYAEGLRVAIRPDRALPSSALSAPQASSSQGDNTTHFSLIDGEGNLVAATLSINNSFGSGFVPPGTGVLLNDEMDDFATAPGKPNAYGLVGGGANAIAPGKRMLSSMSPTFLETQDRTAVLGTPGGSRIISMVLLAVLDFAQGHGAESWVSAGRFHHQYLPDVVEYEPGGLSEEDIRGLESRGHTLKPTGYRYGDMHAVQWDRVRNRLSAASDPRGEGAAAVK; encoded by the coding sequence ATGGCGGACCTCGGCGGGAAGGCGCCGTCCGTAAGGCGCGTTGAATCGATCCGCTACGGGTTGGGGTGGAACCGGCCCGGCTGGCGGCGTGCTGCTGTGGCCTTCTCGAGATGCCTGCTGCTCGCGGCCGCCGTTTGCGCCGCCCAGGCTTCCGGCGGACCCGGTCATGCCGCCATCGCCAGCGCCCATCCCCTGGCCACGCAGGCCGGGTTCGAAATTCTGGACCAGGGCGGCAACGCTTTCGATGCGGCGGTCGCGGTATCCGCGGTGCTGGCGGTGGTGGAGCCGCAAAGCTCAGGGATAGGCGGCGGCGGATTCTGGCTGTTGCGCCGGGCGGCCGACGGCAAGACCGTGATGCTGGACGGGCGGGAGACCGCGCCGCTTGCGGCCCGGCCCGACATGTACCTGGACGCCCGGGGTGAACCCCGCCCACGCGCTTCGCTGGATGGCGCGCTGTCAGCCGGGATTCCGGGGCTGCCAGCGGCGCTGGTGCGGCTGTCCAAGGACTACGGGCGCCTGCCTCTGGCCCAATCCCTGACGCCCGCCATCCGCCATGCCGAAAACGGTTTCGCCGTGGGCCGACGCTATGCGCGCGCCGCCAAAGACCGCGAGGCTGCTTTGCGGCAATCGCCCGCCGCGAGCGCGATTTTCCTCGATCGGGGCACAGCGCCCCAGGCCGGCTTCCGGCTGGTGCAGAAGGATCTGGCCGAAACCCTGCGGCGCATCGCGAGACAGGAGCATGCCGGATTCTACGGCGGAATGACCGCACGGCTCCTGGTGCAAGGGGTGAGGGACGGCGGCGGCATCTGGCAAGCCGGCGACCTGGCGGGCTATCGCGTGGTGGAGAGGGCGCCGGTGCGGGGGCGTTATCGCGGCATCCGGATCACCAGCGCGGCTCCTCCGTCCAGCGGCGGCACGGTCTTGCTGGAAGCCTTGAACATATTGTCCGCCTATGATCTCGACGGTATGGATGCGTTGACGCGCAAGCACCTGGTGATCGAAGCCGAACGCCGCGCTTATCGCGACCGCGATCTTTACCTGGGCGATCCGGGCTTCGTCCGGATGCCGCTGAGCCGGTTGCTGAGTCCGGATTACGCGGAGGGGCTGCGCGTCGCCATCCGGCCCGACCGGGCCCTGCCCAGCTCGGCCTTGAGCGCGCCGCAAGCCTCGTCCAGCCAGGGCGACAACACCACCCACTTCTCCCTCATCGACGGGGAGGGGAATCTGGTCGCCGCCACCTTGAGCATCAACAACAGCTTCGGTTCCGGTTTCGTCCCGCCGGGCACGGGCGTCCTCCTCAACGACGAAATGGACGATTTCGCGACGGCGCCCGGCAAGCCCAACGCCTATGGGCTGGTCGGCGGGGGCGCGAACGCCATCGCCCCGGGCAAGCGCATGCTGTCGAGCATGTCGCCCACCTTCCTGGAGACGCAGGACCGCACCGCCGTGCTCGGGACGCCCGGTGGCAGCCGGATCATCTCCATGGTGCTGCTGGCCGTGCTCGACTTCGCCCAGGGGCATGGGGCGGAATCCTGGGTTTCGGCCGGGCGTTTCCATCATCAATACCTGCCCGACGTCGTGGAGTACGAGCCCGGCGGGCTGTCAGAGGAGGACATCCGGGGGTTGGAGAGCCGAGGGCACACCCTGAAACCGACCGGGTACCGCTATGGCGACATGCACGCGGTCCAGTGGGACCGGGTGCGGAACAGGCTGAGCGCCGCCAGCGATCCGCGCGGGGAGGGCGCGGCGGCGGTCAAGTGA
- a CDS encoding LysR family transcriptional regulator, whose translation MRFDLKDLELFVAATEAGSIAKAAERCHTVASAVSKRLSDLEAAYGTALLVRSSKGIVPTAAGLALLGRARAVLHQAGQLEHELRGYSKGLRGRVRVFANISAIVEFLPSALASFLAAHPEIEVELEERVSTEIAEAVAENRADLGILSELPAGSKLAAIPFREDELVLLIRPDHPLAARGSIAFGEALDSDFVGLHTDGALHYLMLRAAAEAGRPLKLKIQVTSFDAVCAMVAAGLGLGVVPRAAAAAYTASLGLVPVALEDTWSKRRLHICLRSPESLSAASRRLLDHLAGLSS comes from the coding sequence GTGCGTTTCGATCTGAAAGACCTGGAACTGTTCGTCGCCGCGACCGAGGCCGGCAGCATCGCCAAGGCCGCCGAGCGCTGCCATACCGTGGCCTCCGCCGTCAGCAAACGGCTGTCCGACCTGGAAGCCGCCTACGGCACGGCGCTCCTGGTGCGCAGCAGCAAGGGCATCGTGCCGACGGCCGCCGGTCTCGCCCTGCTCGGCCGCGCAAGGGCCGTGCTGCATCAGGCCGGCCAACTGGAGCATGAGCTGCGGGGCTATTCGAAAGGGCTGCGCGGACGGGTGCGGGTGTTCGCCAATATTTCCGCGATCGTGGAATTCCTGCCCTCGGCGCTCGCCTCGTTTCTCGCCGCCCATCCCGAAATCGAGGTGGAGCTGGAAGAGCGGGTGAGCACCGAAATCGCGGAGGCCGTCGCCGAAAACCGTGCGGACTTGGGTATCCTGAGCGAACTGCCCGCCGGCAGCAAGCTTGCGGCGATACCCTTCCGCGAGGACGAACTGGTGCTGCTGATTCGGCCGGACCATCCGCTGGCGGCGCGGGGCAGCATCGCCTTCGGCGAGGCGCTGGATTCGGACTTCGTCGGACTGCACACGGACGGCGCCCTGCATTACCTGATGCTCCGCGCCGCCGCCGAGGCCGGAAGGCCGCTCAAGCTCAAGATACAGGTCACCAGCTTCGACGCCGTCTGCGCCATGGTGGCGGCGGGCTTGGGCCTCGGCGTGGTGCCGCGGGCCGCCGCCGCAGCCTACACGGCATCGCTCGGGCTGGTGCCGGTCGCGCTGGAAGACACCTGGAGCAAGCGCCGCCTGCACATCTGCCTGCGCTCCCCGGAAAGCCTGTCCGCCGCTTCCCGGCGGCTGTTGGACCATCTCGCCGGCCTGTCTTCCTGA
- a CDS encoding class I SAM-dependent methyltransferase, whose amino-acid sequence MYRWNPEDYARHSAGQEAWARDLLAGLKLRPDDSVLDIGCGDGRITAAIADRVPQGRVVGVDWSPDMIGHAQAHHHRAHLSFRQIDAQALPFDAEFTVVFSNAALHWIQDHRPALAGIARALKPGGRCLMEMGGHGNGAGVIAAFEALAEEDEWRGHFTDFESSYGFHDADSYRRWLGEAGLHVVRVESIPRDMVHAGGEAFAGWLRTAWHPYTSRVPADRRERFIDAATERYLAAYPQDASGRVHVAMVRLQVEAYR is encoded by the coding sequence ATGTACCGCTGGAACCCCGAAGACTACGCCCGACACTCCGCCGGCCAGGAAGCCTGGGCGCGGGATCTGTTGGCCGGATTGAAGCTGCGTCCGGACGACTCGGTGCTCGACATCGGCTGCGGCGACGGGCGCATCACCGCCGCCATCGCCGACCGGGTGCCGCAAGGCCGGGTCGTCGGCGTGGATTGGTCACCCGACATGATCGGACATGCCCAGGCGCACCATCACCGCGCCCATCTTTCATTCAGGCAGATTGACGCCCAGGCCCTGCCGTTCGACGCCGAATTCACGGTCGTCTTCTCCAATGCCGCCCTGCACTGGATCCAGGACCACCGGCCGGCATTGGCCGGCATCGCCCGCGCCCTGAAGCCGGGCGGACGCTGCCTGATGGAGATGGGTGGCCACGGCAACGGGGCCGGCGTGATCGCCGCTTTCGAGGCCCTCGCGGAAGAAGACGAATGGCGCGGGCATTTCACGGACTTCGAATCCAGCTACGGTTTCCATGATGCGGACAGCTATCGCCGCTGGCTCGGCGAAGCCGGCCTGCATGTCGTAAGGGTGGAATCGATCCCCAGGGACATGGTCCACGCCGGCGGCGAGGCCTTCGCCGGCTGGCTGCGGACCGCCTGGCATCCTTATACTTCGCGGGTTCCGGCGGATCGCCGGGAGCGCTTCATCGATGCCGCAACCGAACGCTATCTGGCGGCGTACCCGCAGGATGCCTCGGGACGGGTGCACGTCGCCATGGTGCGGCTGCAGGTGGAGGCGTACCGATAA
- a CDS encoding IS3 family transposase (programmed frameshift) produces MKKSTKFSPEVRERAVRLVFECRNEHPSQWAAVVSIAGKMGCTAQTLLSWVRRHERDTGQRDGLTSAEQQRIKELEREVKELRKANEILRLASGFFRPGGARPPIQVVREFVDVHRDTFGVEPICKVLQIAPSGYRRHAAQQRNPALRSARAQRDDALVPQIERVWQVNLQVYGADKVWRQRNREGIAVARCTVERLMRRLGLRGVIRGKVVRTTVSDRTLPCPLDRVNRDFKAERPNQLWVADFTYVSTWQGWLYVAFVVDVFARRIVGWRVSSSMHTDFVLDALEQALYARQPERDGALIHPSDRGSQYLSIRYSERLAEAGIEPSVGSKGDSYDNALAETINGLYKAELIHRRAPWKTREAVELATLEWVSWFNHSRLLEPIGYIPPAEAEANYYRDYRDLARRAAQLA; encoded by the exons ATGAAGAAGTCAACGAAGTTTTCCCCTGAGGTCCGTGAGCGTGCTGTTCGCCTAGTGTTCGAGTGCCGCAACGAACATCCTTCACAATGGGCTGCCGTGGTTTCGATCGCAGGCAAGATGGGCTGCACGGCGCAGACGCTGCTGAGCTGGGTGCGACGTCATGAACGCGACACGGGTCAACGTGATGGCCTGACATCGGCAGAGCAGCAACGCATCAAGGAACTGGAGCGGGAAGTGAAAGAGCTGCGCAAAGCCAATGAGATCCTCCGGTTGGCCAGCG GCTTTTTTCGCCCAGGCGGAGCTCGACCGCCGATTCAAGTCGTAAGGGAATTCGTGGATGTGCACCGGGATACCTTTGGGGTCGAGCCGATCTGCAAAGTCTTGCAGATCGCCCCGTCGGGCTATCGGCGTCACGCGGCACAGCAACGCAACCCGGCACTGCGCAGTGCGCGTGCCCAGCGCGACGACGCCCTGGTTCCGCAGATCGAACGCGTCTGGCAGGTCAATTTGCAGGTGTATGGCGCCGACAAGGTGTGGCGACAAAGGAACCGGGAAGGCATCGCCGTCGCCCGCTGCACGGTCGAGCGGCTGATGCGACGGCTTGGCCTGCGCGGTGTCATCCGTGGCAAGGTGGTGCGGACCACGGTCAGCGACCGCACGCTGCCTTGCCCGCTGGATCGGGTCAATCGGGACTTCAAGGCCGAGCGTCCCAATCAGCTGTGGGTGGCCGATTTCACCTACGTCTCGACCTGGCAGGGATGGTTGTACGTGGCATTTGTCGTCGACGTGTTTGCCCGGCGCATTGTCGGCTGGCGGGTGAGTTCTTCCATGCACACCGACTTCGTACTCGATGCGCTGGAGCAAGCGCTGTATGCCCGCCAGCCGGAACGCGATGGCGCCCTGATCCATCCTTCGGACCGCGGTTCGCAGTACCTCAGCATCCGCTACAGCGAGCGCCTGGCCGAGGCCGGTATCGAACCCTCGGTGGGCAGCAAAGGCGACAGCTACGACAACGCGTTGGCCGAAACCATCAACGGCCTCTACAAGGCTGAGTTGATCCACCGGCGGGCCCCCTGGAAAACCCGGGAAGCCGTCGAACTGGCTACGCTGGAATGGGTCTCCTGGTTCAACCACTCAAGGCTGCTGGAACCCATCGGGTATATCCCTCCCGCAGAAGCTGAGGCAAACTACTATCGCGACTATCGCGACTTAGCCCGTCGGGCTGCCCAACTGGCGTAA
- a CDS encoding POT family MFS transporter produces MSRYRTAPLASTELPPGIPFIVGNELAERFSYYGMRAILVVFMTRYLVDAAGNPAPMPESEAKGYFHLFVSLTYFTPFLGALLADGVLGKYRTIIALSLVYCLGHFALALDDTRMGLMLGQSLIALGAGGIKPCVSAHVGDQFGQSNRHLLSKVYGWFYLSINLGAFVSMLLIPWLLEHHGAAVAFAVPGLLMLTATIVFWSGRHRFVHIPPGGMRFVREALSGEGLRGLGRLIGVFLFITMFWALFDQTGSSWVLQSQRMDRVLFGHEILPSQIQAANPLLIVLLTPLFYRLLYPALGRIAPMTALNKIALGLSFTVLAFALAAWIQTKIDAGLKPAIGWQLLAYLLLTSAEVMVSITSLEFAYTQAPLTMKSFVMALYLGAVALGNLFTALVNFWIERSQAAWLAGAGYFWFFTGLMLVTALGFFGYSRGYKEEVHLQAEN; encoded by the coding sequence ATGAGCCGTTACCGCACCGCGCCGCTTGCCTCCACCGAACTCCCGCCCGGCATTCCCTTCATCGTCGGCAACGAGCTGGCCGAGCGCTTCAGCTACTATGGGATGCGGGCGATCCTGGTGGTGTTCATGACCCGCTATCTGGTGGACGCGGCGGGCAACCCGGCGCCCATGCCGGAAAGCGAGGCGAAGGGCTATTTCCATTTGTTCGTGTCGCTCACCTATTTCACGCCGTTCCTCGGCGCCCTGTTGGCCGACGGCGTGCTGGGCAAGTACCGCACCATCATCGCCCTCTCGCTGGTCTATTGCCTCGGGCACTTCGCCCTGGCCCTGGACGACACCCGGATGGGCCTAATGCTGGGCCAGTCGCTGATCGCACTGGGGGCCGGCGGCATCAAGCCCTGCGTTTCGGCGCACGTGGGCGATCAGTTCGGGCAGTCCAACCGGCATTTGCTGAGCAAGGTCTACGGCTGGTTCTACCTCTCCATCAACCTGGGCGCGTTCGTATCCATGCTGTTGATTCCCTGGCTGCTGGAGCACCACGGCGCGGCCGTCGCCTTTGCCGTGCCCGGCCTCCTGATGCTGACGGCGACGATCGTTTTCTGGTCGGGGCGCCACCGTTTCGTGCACATCCCGCCCGGGGGCATGCGCTTCGTCAGGGAGGCATTGAGCGGCGAGGGCTTGCGCGGACTGGGCCGGCTGATCGGCGTGTTTCTCTTCATCACCATGTTCTGGGCGCTGTTCGACCAGACCGGCTCGTCCTGGGTGCTGCAATCCCAGCGCATGGACCGCGTGCTGTTCGGGCACGAGATCCTGCCCTCGCAGATCCAGGCGGCCAATCCCTTGCTGATCGTGCTGCTCACGCCCCTGTTCTACCGCCTGCTGTACCCGGCGCTGGGACGCATCGCACCGATGACCGCGCTGAACAAGATCGCGCTGGGCCTGTCGTTCACCGTGCTGGCCTTCGCCCTCGCCGCCTGGATACAGACGAAAATCGACGCAGGATTGAAACCCGCCATCGGCTGGCAACTGCTGGCTTACCTGCTGCTGACCTCGGCCGAGGTCATGGTGTCCATCACCTCGCTGGAGTTCGCCTACACCCAGGCGCCGCTGACCATGAAGTCCTTCGTCATGGCGCTGTATCTCGGCGCCGTGGCGCTGGGGAACCTGTTCACCGCCCTGGTGAATTTCTGGATCGAGCGCTCGCAGGCGGCATGGCTGGCGGGCGCCGGGTACTTCTGGTTTTTCACCGGACTGATGCTGGTCACGGCGCTGGGATTTTTCGGCTACAGCCGGGGATACAAGGAGGAAGTTCATCTCCAGGCGGAAAATTGA
- a CDS encoding ceramidase domain-containing protein — protein sequence MRQKERLLLVLAALAVIGALCVPAIPQDPAYHGFADGNARFGIPNFWNVMSNLPFLLIGLAGVLEVCRGRPAILAEFRIAYLIFFAGVALVAPGSAYYHLNPNNATLVWDRLPMTVAFMALFAIVVAEYLSVPLGRRLLWPLLAIGIVSVFYWDFTETRGRGDLRLYGLVQFLPMALIPLILLLFRSRFGGTAYLWAVFGAYAAAKAAELLDEPIFRMFHPLSGHALKHLLAALGVSIFLAAIRRRSTVSPSPVCHHEKETP from the coding sequence TTGCGACAAAAGGAGAGACTGCTGCTGGTCCTGGCGGCTTTGGCCGTGATAGGCGCCTTATGTGTGCCCGCCATTCCGCAGGACCCTGCTTACCACGGGTTCGCGGACGGCAATGCCCGTTTCGGCATTCCCAATTTCTGGAACGTCATGAGCAATCTGCCGTTTCTGTTAATCGGCCTTGCCGGCGTCCTGGAAGTGTGCCGGGGAAGGCCGGCCATCCTGGCGGAGTTCCGCATCGCCTACCTGATCTTCTTCGCCGGGGTCGCCCTGGTAGCGCCGGGCTCGGCGTACTACCACCTGAATCCGAACAACGCCACCCTGGTCTGGGACCGGCTGCCCATGACCGTCGCCTTCATGGCCCTATTCGCCATCGTCGTCGCCGAGTACCTGTCCGTGCCTTTGGGGCGGCGCCTGCTGTGGCCGCTGCTCGCGATCGGCATCGTTTCGGTGTTCTACTGGGATTTCACCGAAACGCGGGGCCGTGGCGACCTCCGTCTCTACGGCTTGGTCCAGTTCCTGCCGATGGCACTGATTCCGCTGATCCTCCTCCTGTTCCGGTCGAGGTTCGGCGGCACGGCTTACCTGTGGGCGGTGTTCGGCGCCTATGCCGCCGCCAAGGCCGCGGAACTCCTGGACGAGCCCATCTTCCGGATGTTCCATCCCTTGAGTGGACACGCCCTCAAGCATCTGCTGGCGGCCTTGGGGGTGTCTATTTTCCTGGCCGCCATCCGGCGGCGAAGCACGGTTTCACCGTCCCCCGTCTGCCATCACGAAAAGGAAACCCCATGA
- a CDS encoding IS1380 family transposase, giving the protein MAGSVLQGEGFSVSFSHREVTAWGGLALFKQMLDSMGFREAAARWGLPEPKSNRGYAPLQLIEQFIVSIWCGACRFAHAETVRMDSTLVRLFGWARAAGHKAIMRLFGRFDMLTNERVQAEAYRWFFGKISALKQVTLDVDSTVITRNGEQEGAARGYNPNRHGRASHHPLLAFVAEARMVANFWLRPGNAHSANNILPFLESTLHHLGDKAVGLLRADSGFFDEAILSALEGKRIPYIIAARLTQPLQRTIYQATGWWALETGLELTELRYHAAGWQSERRLIVVRQSVKRKTAPGKTLSLFADDPDIQGWRYGAFVTTLDLPMVEVWRTYRGRADCENRIKELKADFGLDAFNMRDFWATEAALGFAMLAYNLMSLFRQAVLRSRIQHTLSTLHGLVLAIGGAWHQDTSQHRLMLSVPRKKRAWFAGLWANASAPPFIPGLQNG; this is encoded by the coding sequence ATGGCGGGTTCTGTGCTACAGGGAGAGGGATTTTCGGTCAGTTTCAGCCACCGTGAGGTGACGGCCTGGGGTGGTTTGGCGCTGTTCAAGCAGATGCTTGACAGCATGGGATTTCGGGAAGCAGCGGCGCGCTGGGGATTGCCCGAGCCGAAGTCGAACCGGGGCTATGCGCCGCTGCAACTGATCGAGCAGTTCATCGTCTCGATCTGGTGCGGCGCCTGCCGCTTCGCGCATGCCGAAACGGTGCGCATGGACAGCACGCTGGTGCGGCTGTTTGGCTGGGCACGTGCTGCTGGCCACAAGGCCATCATGCGCCTGTTTGGCCGCTTTGACATGCTCACCAACGAACGGGTGCAGGCCGAGGCCTACCGCTGGTTCTTTGGCAAGATCAGCGCCTTGAAGCAGGTGACGCTCGACGTGGATTCGACGGTCATCACCCGCAACGGCGAGCAGGAAGGGGCGGCGCGTGGCTACAATCCCAACCGGCACGGTCGGGCCAGCCATCACCCGCTGCTGGCCTTTGTTGCCGAAGCGCGCATGGTGGCCAACTTCTGGCTGCGGCCGGGCAATGCGCACAGCGCCAACAACATCCTGCCATTTCTCGAATCGACCCTGCACCATCTGGGCGACAAGGCCGTTGGCCTGCTGCGTGCCGATAGCGGCTTCTTCGACGAGGCCATCCTGTCGGCCCTGGAAGGCAAACGGATTCCCTACATCATCGCAGCCCGGCTGACCCAGCCGCTGCAACGGACGATCTATCAGGCCACCGGCTGGTGGGCGCTGGAAACGGGGCTGGAACTGACCGAACTGCGCTACCACGCGGCAGGCTGGCAGAGTGAACGGCGCTTGATCGTGGTGCGTCAATCGGTCAAGCGCAAAACGGCGCCGGGCAAGACGCTGTCGTTGTTCGCCGACGATCCGGACATTCAGGGCTGGCGCTATGGAGCCTTCGTGACCACGCTTGATCTGCCGATGGTGGAGGTCTGGCGCACCTATCGGGGACGAGCGGACTGTGAGAACCGGATCAAGGAACTGAAAGCCGACTTCGGACTTGATGCGTTCAACATGCGCGACTTCTGGGCCACGGAAGCCGCACTGGGCTTTGCCATGCTCGCCTACAACCTGATGAGCCTGTTTCGGCAGGCCGTCTTGCGCTCCCGGATTCAGCATACGCTGTCCACCCTGCACGGCCTGGTGCTCGCCATCGGTGGCGCGTGGCATCAAGATACCAGCCAGCATCGTTTGATGCTGTCCGTGCCACGTAAAAAACGCGCCTGGTTCGCCGGCCTCTGGGCCAATGCCTCCGCTCCCCCCTTCATCCCGGGGCTGCAAAATGGCTAA